The nucleotide window ACACCGAGATGATGCTCGCCGCCGCCGGCGCCCTCGCGGACGTCGTCGCCGAGGACGAGCTGAACGCGAACTACATCATCCCCTCGGTCTTCAACGACAGGGTCGCCGGAGCCGTCGCGGGGGCCGTCCGTGCCGCCGCGAAGGCCGCCGGCGCCGCCGTCGAGAGTTCCTCGGACCTCGGCTGAGGCACGCCCTCCGCGCAGGCCGGCCACGGCCCGTGCGGAGGGTGCCCTGCCTCACACGCGGCCGCCGTACGGCGCGTCGTGGGTCGCGGCGTCCCAAACGCCCCTTTAGGGTGGCGGGCAGCGGGCCCCTCAGGGCCCGGCATCCGCTGCGGACCGCTTCAGGGAGTCGACGGAACGTCACTACGCGCAAGCCGTGGCGCTTTTCGTGTGACTCCGGAGGGTTCCGGATTGGCTTTCCCGCCGCTGGTGGGGGCAGGATGCGTATTCGGGCGAGAGGGTCTGACATCAGACCCGGGTCCGGGGACTGTCAGAGGGCCCTGGCAGCATCGGCTTCGATCTCACGCCTCACAGGCAAGAAGAACACGGGAGTACAAACATGAACCGCAGTGAGCTGGTGGCCGCCCTGGCCGACCGCGCCGAGGTGACTCGCAAGGACGCCGACGCCGTGCTGGCCGCGCTCGCCGAGACCGTCGGAGAGATCGTCGCCAAGGGCGACGAGAAGGTCACCATCCCCGGCTTCCTGACCTTCGAGCGCACCCACCGTGCCGCTCGCACCGCTCGGAACCCGCAGACCGGCGACCCGATCAACATCCCCGCCGGTTACAGCGTGAAGGTCTCCGCGGGCTCGAAGCTCAAGGAAGCCGCCAAGGGCAAGTAAGGCCCTGAGCAGCAAACGAAGAGCGGTCACCCCGTGGGGGTGGCCGCTCTTCGGCGTCCACGGCCCTCAGAGGGCCCTCTGAGGGCCGTGGACGCCGAACGGCGGTGACTCCCCCTCAGAGGGAGCCACCGCCGTCCGTACAGTGCCGTTGTGCGCCTCGCTAGACGAGCGACCCGCCCGGCAGCTCGACCTTCGCGCCGAGCTTCTCCAGCTTGTCCATGAAGTTCTCGTAGCCGCGGTTGATCAGGTCGATGCCGTGCACCCGCGAGGTGCCCTGCGCCGCCAGAGCGGCGATCAGGTACGAGAAGCCGCCGCGCAGGTCGGGAATGACCAGATCGGCGCCCTGGAGCTTCGTGGGACCCGACACGACCGCCGAGTGCAGGAAGTTGCGCTGGCCGAAGCGGCAGTCGGAGCCGCCCAGGCATTCGCGGTAGAGCTGGATGTGCGCGCCCATCTGGTTGAGCGCCGAGGTGAAGCCGAGCCGCGACTCGTACACCGTCTCGTGGACGATGGACAGGCCGCTGGCCTGTGTCAGCGCCACCACCAGGGGCTGCTGCCAGTCCGTCTGGAAGCCGGGGTGCACGTCCGTCTCCAGGGCGATGGCGTTCAGCGCGCCGCCCGGGTGCCAGAAGCGGATGCCCTCGTCGTCGATCTCGAAGGCCCCGCCGACCCGGCGGAAGGTGTTCAGGAAGGTCATCATCGAGCGCTGCTGGGCGCCGCGCACGTAGATGTTGCCTTCGGTCGCCAGCGCCGCGGACGCCCAGGAGGCGGCCTCCAGGCGGTCCGGGATGGCCCGGTGGGTGTAACCGTCGAGCCGGTCGACACCCGTGATCCGGATGGTCCGGTCGGTGTCCATCGAGATGATCGCGCCCATCTTCTGCAGTACGCAGATGAGGTCCTCGATCTCCGGCTCCACGGCCGCGTTGGACAGTTCGGTGACACCTTCGGCGAGCACGGCCGTCAGCAGCACCTGCTCCGTGGAGCCCACCGACGGGTACGGCAGCCTGATCTTGCAGCCGCGCAGTCGCTGCGGGGCCTCCAGGTACTGGCCGTCCGCCCGCTTCTCGATCGTCGCGCCGAACTGGCGCAGCACCTCGAAGTGGAAGTCGATGGGCCGGCCGCCGATGTCGCAGCCGCCGAGACCCGGGATGAAGGCGTGGCCCAGACGGTGCAGCAGCGGGCCGCAGAAGAGGATCGGAATGCGCGACGAGCCCGCGTGCGCGTCGATGTCGGCGACGTTCGCGCTCTCGACGTGGGAGGGGTCCAGGATCAGTTCGCCCGGCTCGTCACCGGGGCGGACGGTCACACCGTGCAGCTGCAGCAGTCCCCGGACCACCCGCACATCACGGATGTCGGGCACGTTGCGGAGCCGGCTGGGCCCGCTTCCGAGCAGTGCGGCGACCATCGCCTTGGGCACCAGGTTCTTGGCGCCGCGGACGCGGATCTCGCCCTCGAGCGGGGTTCCGCCGTGGACAAGCAGGACATCGTCTGTGCCGGTCATGAATCTCGCGTTCCGGAGTGGTCGGGCGGGGGGCCATCGAAAAGGGTAATGGCCTCCTACCCCCCTTCCGTAAGGCATACGGGCGTGTACGAACGTCAAGGATCCGCCACAACACCCTCTGCCCAACACTCCTGGCTGAGGGTTACCGTCCGGAAGGGGGCGCAACAGTGCGCTCCCCGTGCGTCCGTGCGCCCCTGAGCTGCACTCGCAGGCGCTTCGGGACCGGCCGGTCCACTTGGTCCCCGCGGAGGCCCGGGATGCGGGATCATTTCTGCCATGACGGAGGTGTCCTCGCTCACAGGGCGGCTGCTCGTGGCCGCCCCCGCCCTGGCGGACCCGAATTTCGACCGCGCGGTGGTGCTGCTCCTCGACCACGACGAGGAGGGCTCGCTCGGCGTGGTCCTGAACCGCCCGACCCCGGTCGGTGTCGGTGACATCCTCGCGCCCTGGGCCGGACTCGCCGGGGAACCGGACGTGGTCTTCCAAGGTGGCCCCGTCTCGCTCGACTCCGCGCTCGGCGTGGCAGTGATCCCCGGCGACGACGGCCCTCTCGGCTGGCGCCGGGTGCACGGGGCGATCGGCCTGGTGGACCTGGAGACGCCGCCGGAGCTGCTGGCCGCCTCCCTCGGATCGCTGCGGATCTTCGCCGGGTACGCGGGCTGGGGCCCGGGACAGCTGGAGGCGGAGCTCGGTGACGGTGCCTGGTACGTCGTCGAGTCCGAACCCGGCGACGTGTCCTCGCCCCGCCCGGAGAACCTCTGGCGGGCGGTCCTGCGGCGCCAGCGCAGCGAGCTCGCGATGATCGCGACGTATCCGGACGACCCCTCGCTGAACTGACGGCGCGGCCCGGTGCCGGACCGGTGGGACGGCCGGGCGTGCCGGGAGGCCCTGGCGGCTCCGGTACGGCGTGCCCTTCAGTACCCTTGGCGGTTATGAGCACTCTTGAGCCCGATCGCGGGGCAGGTACGGGGACCCTCGTAGAGCCGACCCCACAGGTGTCGCACGGCGACGGCGACCACGAGCGCTACGCCCATTACGTCCAGAAGGACAAGATCATGGCGAGTGCCCTGGAGGGCACTCCCGTGGTGGCGCTGTGCGGGAAGGTCTGGGTACCGGGGCGCGACCCCAAGAAGTATCCGGTCTGCCCCATGTGCAAGGAGATCTACGAGTCCATGGGCGTCGGTGGCGACAAGGACAAGGGCGGCAAGGACAAGAAGTAGTCCTCGCCGGCCCGCGGTCGCCGGGAAGACCGTAGAAGGATCTGTAGCAGGGCCCCTGGGGCGTGCGGCGACGCGTGCCCCAGGGGCCTTTGCGTTGCACGGGCTGCTTCCGCTGGTCACAGAGTGGTAGAGACCACTTGTCCAGGCCCTGATGCGCACCTACTCTCCTGCCAGTTGTGCAGAACGAAACGTGCGTTGCACAGGATGCAACGACTGACCGGTAGGGGCTCCGATGAATCTTTCTGCCCGAATTGCCGCCCCCGCTGCGGCGCTCGTGCTGGCGGGCCTCACCGCCACCGCCTGTGCGCCGCAGACCTCCGACACCAGCGCCAAGGGGGACGAGAAGTCCGGAACCCTGCGCGTCTGGCTGTTCCAGGAGGTCGGCAACAAGCCCAAGGAACAGGTCGTCGACGCGGCCGTCGCCGACTTCGAGAAGAGCCACAAGGGCGCGGAGGTCGAGGTCGAGTACATCCCCGTCGACACCCGCGCCCAGCGGATCAAGGCCGCCTTCAACGACCCGAAGAGCGCCCCGGACCTCATCGAGTACGGCAACACCGACACGGCCGGTTACGTGAAGGACGGCGGACTCGCCGACGTCTCCGAGGAGTTCGCGGCCTGGGACGAGGCCA belongs to Streptomyces finlayi and includes:
- a CDS encoding HU family DNA-binding protein encodes the protein MNRSELVAALADRAEVTRKDADAVLAALAETVGEIVAKGDEKVTIPGFLTFERTHRAARTARNPQTGDPINIPAGYSVKVSAGSKLKEAAKGK
- the murA gene encoding UDP-N-acetylglucosamine 1-carboxyvinyltransferase, translated to MTGTDDVLLVHGGTPLEGEIRVRGAKNLVPKAMVAALLGSGPSRLRNVPDIRDVRVVRGLLQLHGVTVRPGDEPGELILDPSHVESANVADIDAHAGSSRIPILFCGPLLHRLGHAFIPGLGGCDIGGRPIDFHFEVLRQFGATIEKRADGQYLEAPQRLRGCKIRLPYPSVGSTEQVLLTAVLAEGVTELSNAAVEPEIEDLICVLQKMGAIISMDTDRTIRITGVDRLDGYTHRAIPDRLEAASWASAALATEGNIYVRGAQQRSMMTFLNTFRRVGGAFEIDDEGIRFWHPGGALNAIALETDVHPGFQTDWQQPLVVALTQASGLSIVHETVYESRLGFTSALNQMGAHIQLYRECLGGSDCRFGQRNFLHSAVVSGPTKLQGADLVIPDLRGGFSYLIAALAAQGTSRVHGIDLINRGYENFMDKLEKLGAKVELPGGSLV
- a CDS encoding YqgE/AlgH family protein — encoded protein: MTEVSSLTGRLLVAAPALADPNFDRAVVLLLDHDEEGSLGVVLNRPTPVGVGDILAPWAGLAGEPDVVFQGGPVSLDSALGVAVIPGDDGPLGWRRVHGAIGLVDLETPPELLAASLGSLRIFAGYAGWGPGQLEAELGDGAWYVVESEPGDVSSPRPENLWRAVLRRQRSELAMIATYPDDPSLN
- a CDS encoding DUF3039 domain-containing protein, producing the protein MSTLEPDRGAGTGTLVEPTPQVSHGDGDHERYAHYVQKDKIMASALEGTPVVALCGKVWVPGRDPKKYPVCPMCKEIYESMGVGGDKDKGGKDKK